The sequence catgtgcactggtttgtgtcaagaacggcaCCACTGCTGGGcttttacgctcaacagtttcctgtgtatatcgagaatggtccaccacccaaaggacatccagccaacttgacgcaactgtgggaagcatagtAGTTACCATgtgccagcatctctgtggaatgctGGACACCTTGGAGAGTCCATGcctcgatgaattgaggctgttctgagggcaaaagggggggggggggtgcaactccatATTcggaaggtgtttctaatgtttggtatagtcagTGTATTATGAAAAGGTCAATTTACTAATGAATGTCTTCTCTTatttctgttattttacagtataTTTTTCTGCAGGTAGATATCACACTGCCGGAGAACAAAGTTTGGTGGGACAGATACAAATACGACATCCCAGTCTTCCATCTGAATGGACAGTTTCTAATGATGCACAGAGTTAGCACTTCACTCCTGGAGAAACGGTTGGCTGAAGTGGATGAAGAACAACAATAAAATGACTTTGCAATAGTATAGCCTACTTAAAGCTAGAATCCAGGTCACCCCACCTGTGTTTTGGTAAAGAGCTGAGGGATGGGCACTATAACCACGCTCAAATTCatggacagagctatggatgcaaggtcAGACCATGCATGATattaaaattatagttttaaccattttTTGGGCCTATTCAGTGTTGGTttgcatttacattgtttacaattattggagtaaaacaagcttgtattttgggttctcatggagtgtgacagttgaacaaagctcatgaggcatttagaagttatattcttcaaaaatGTATGTATCATTATTTTATAGGTCCAAAAATGAAGATAGCAACTAAGCATTCCATCTTTAAATATACAGTTAGGCCTACTGGCTCCCgagtggcccagcgtcgtccgggtttggccggggcaggccgtcattttaaataagaatttggtcttaactgacttgcctagttaaataaaggttaaataaaaaatactatgcacagttgaagtcggaagtttacatacaccttagccaaatacatttaaactcagtttttcacaattcctgacatttaatcagagtaaaaattccctgtcttaggtcagttaggatcaccactttattttacgagtgtgtgtgaaatgtgaaatgtcagaataatagttgagagaatgatttatttcagcttttatttctttcatcacattcccagtgggtcagaagtttacatacactcaattagtatttggtagcattgcctttaaattgtttaacttgggtcaaacgtttcgggtagccttccacaataagttgggtaaattttggcccattcctcctgacagagctggtgtaactgagtcaggtttgtaggcctccttgctcgaacacgctttttcaattctgcccacatattttctataggattgaggtcagggctttgtgaaggccactccatacgttgactttgttgtctttaagccattttgccacaactttggaagtatgcttggggtcattgtccatttggaagacacatttgcgagcaagctttaacttcctgactgatgtcttgagaatgttgcttcaatataaaaaacataatttttcttcttcatgatgccatctattttgtgaagtgcaccagtccctcctgcagcaaagcacccccacaacatgtggctgccacccccgtgcttcacggttgggatggtgttcttcggcttgcaagcctccccctttttcctccaaacttaacgattgtcattatggccaaacagttctattttgtttcatcagaccagaggacatttctccaaaaagtacgatctttgtccccatgtgcagttgcaaaccgtagtctggcttttttctggcggttttggagcagtggcttcttccttgctgagcggcctttcaggttatgtcgatataggactcgttttagtgtggatatagacacttttgaacctgtttcttccagcatcttcacaaggtcctttgctgttgttctgggattgatttgcacttttcgcaccaaagtacgttcatctctaggagacagaatgcgtctccttcctgagcagtatgacggctgcatggtcccatggtgtttttcttgtgtactattgtttgtacagatgaacgtggtaccttcaggcttttggaaatagctcccaaggatgaaccagacttgtggaggactacaatttttttttctggggtcttgcctgatttcttttgattttcttatgatgtcaagcaaacaggcactgagtttgaaggtaggccttgaaatacacccacaggtacacctccaattgactcatatgatgtcaattagcctatcagaagcttctaaagccatgacaattttggggaattttccaagctgtttaaatgcacagtctgtatgtacacttctgacccactggaattgtcatacagtgaattataagtaaaataatctgtatttaaacaattgttggaaaaatgacttgtgtcatgcacaaggtagatatcctaaccgacttgccaaaactatagtttgttaactggaaatgtgtggagtggttgaaaaacgagttttaatggctccaacctaagtgtatgtaaacttccgacttcaactgtaggctaTTTTTTATTTGACTGAAATAAATATAGGCCTATCATTTTCTTAAGTGAAATGCATGCTTATGGTGATGATTATTTTTTGTCAAGAAATTTTAAATATCAAAAAGACAACCTTCTTACATTGGATGAATAATAACCAAGTACCGGTAATTGATTTGAAAGTGAAAGTTCCTGGATAGACCACCAGGATGCGCCACGGTACCCGAGATCATCATTCCGCCGAGGACCCTCCCATTGGTGGCAAGTTTTGTTACTGCAATAATCTGATTGGATGGGGGAGACCGTTATTGTATGTCTGACTGGCTAGACTGCTTGACTTACCAGCTGACGGGGGAAGTTGGCGTGGATCACTGACATTAAACCAAACGATTATTTGATCATCCTGCGTCGCAGTGTGTATAATCATAATTTGAAGACTTGGGATCTCGCAATGAAGGTATGTATAGTTTAGATATTAGTAAGTACAAATGGTTTAAGGTGTGGCACATGAGTTAACAAAATTAACATTTCGTTTTGTGTCTGGCTCAATACACTCACACACCCTGCTGTCAAAACAAGGCAATGGGGTTCAC is a genomic window of Salvelinus alpinus chromosome 18, SLU_Salpinus.1, whole genome shotgun sequence containing:
- the c18h5orf63 gene encoding glutaredoxin-like protein C5orf63 homolog, producing the protein MHLFLPRTLHRTKSSAHLLRRLFSQKYLPTLTLFTKDPCPLCDEAKEVLEPYKHRYIFLQVDITLPENKVWWDRYKYDIPVFHLNGQFLMMHRVSTSLLEKRLAEVDEEQQ